A stretch of the Elusimicrobiaceae bacterium genome encodes the following:
- a CDS encoding FlgD immunoglobulin-like domain containing protein — translation MSLLSNTRGFAFIFLISFLAAPARAALPTDGMKRDSVRFGVKPSAKSKIWATPSDGDYKALAQFRAKTSAAWKVSYSNRTGAPEVLKGGSNLKYSGAPEKAARQFLADNSSFLKVNPDNIRVSTQVTALGVNHLRFDQYVNGLPVHGGYVKVHVTNNGEIAYYQSSYATDAAAVPPNPTLSKDAAQAAAAADCSGRASKTAELVYYPSKEDGAVHLAWKLKAYGSGGDSWIYLIDANSGAILLRYSNRITATYGTINAQVYNLYPNLYNYTDYTVKPVRNQYVWVQTPNRVTTTDGNGYYSYSSYDGRIFASLKGPYFSVINMTDRSAHYDNGGGTWSQVAVSSGSAHPYLPGRIYSSTVTVAAGAVKVMPHFTEGFKVGAMDENSSFLVDDQLSVSIPNGHNLAGYTTWRDYAFYGAPVEGTSYTVTLAASADGPGDYYGYQIDYSSYLYLTQTGYVNTTSSFIWNTDYIPAGNRVEANLFYHLNEMHQFYMSGVNGATNPSLNMNFHLPVMAHAHGAPDDSSVGMLNAFYDSEHDNMMFGDGLWDSSVNGYRSFGLDATIIRHEYTHGVQAHMYPMLYYGESGALMEAYADYWSLTSLRAEDTDFTPLTTNFGDFLKNSFGEGVVRHLLATDCATTAAVCRKLGDWDGEVHDDSVILSQALWSLRDSSAGSSTYLGTNTFPASWAANVRMPVSDFLVWNAMFFFPDTFMQLKDGMEYVARQYYTGSTLTSILTKIETAFANHDIADPSGGDSYEPNNGAAVAASVSGSTVTLSATIYPAYDEDYYSVPMPAGKIRIKIRRPSAGDGIFNVQIPMILDLYGNVVSQFTSPDIANPTLYGTCPDTGLCYSTKETEILEADIPAAGRYYVVVTAGPNSYYYNCADSSTGTYTLTFDFSSADSAIAEKISAEFDNDEIKFTVPYNTYYYNDNSGTTPVWTPSTMTATVETFAYAQLRDSNMNILAGTKAEPDTPGTYLEISRVPVKDTEKNAYVGKVKLLPGFATRFPAVGAVYLELFGTVRSAMLGATNSAVSLGITQGLNLAADADGITVWNNIFNPAKEKAYILYKSTRDGELKLRIYTLDGLLVKELFSGAIAAGKGNIEWDGRNSEGHTVASGLYFLYASGPGFNATNKIVVIH, via the coding sequence ATGTCTTTATTGTCAAACACGCGCGGTTTCGCGTTCATTTTCCTGATTTCTTTTCTCGCCGCTCCGGCCCGGGCGGCGTTGCCCACTGACGGAATGAAGCGGGACTCCGTGCGTTTCGGTGTAAAACCTTCAGCCAAAAGCAAAATCTGGGCAACACCCTCCGACGGTGATTATAAAGCGCTGGCTCAGTTCCGCGCGAAAACCTCGGCGGCGTGGAAGGTGTCATATTCCAACCGCACGGGCGCGCCGGAAGTGCTCAAAGGCGGCTCGAACCTGAAATACTCCGGTGCGCCGGAAAAAGCCGCGCGGCAGTTTCTTGCGGACAACAGCAGTTTCCTTAAGGTCAATCCCGACAACATAAGGGTAAGCACGCAGGTAACCGCGCTGGGCGTCAACCATCTGCGTTTTGATCAATATGTGAACGGACTTCCCGTGCATGGCGGATATGTGAAAGTGCATGTCACGAACAACGGCGAAATCGCATATTACCAGTCCAGCTACGCGACGGATGCCGCGGCGGTGCCGCCCAACCCGACGCTTTCAAAAGACGCGGCGCAGGCAGCCGCCGCGGCGGACTGCTCTGGCAGGGCCTCAAAAACAGCGGAACTGGTTTACTACCCGTCGAAAGAGGACGGAGCTGTCCATCTCGCTTGGAAACTGAAAGCCTACGGGTCCGGCGGCGATTCATGGATTTATCTGATTGACGCCAATTCTGGCGCGATTCTGCTGCGCTACAGCAACCGCATAACGGCCACATACGGCACGATCAACGCCCAAGTGTACAATCTTTATCCGAACCTGTACAATTACACGGATTATACTGTCAAACCCGTGCGAAACCAGTATGTGTGGGTGCAAACCCCCAACCGCGTTACAACCACCGACGGAAACGGTTATTACAGTTACAGCAGTTATGACGGCCGCATATTCGCCTCGCTTAAAGGCCCGTATTTTTCCGTGATCAACATGACCGACCGGAGCGCGCATTATGACAATGGCGGCGGCACCTGGAGTCAGGTGGCGGTAAGTTCCGGAAGCGCGCACCCGTACCTGCCGGGCAGAATTTATTCCTCGACCGTTACGGTGGCGGCCGGCGCGGTCAAGGTGATGCCGCATTTCACGGAGGGCTTCAAAGTCGGCGCGATGGATGAAAACAGCTCGTTTCTGGTTGACGACCAGCTGTCGGTTTCCATTCCCAACGGGCATAATCTCGCAGGCTACACCACCTGGCGCGATTATGCGTTTTACGGCGCGCCGGTCGAAGGCACCAGTTACACTGTCACGCTGGCCGCCAGCGCCGACGGCCCCGGCGATTATTACGGTTACCAGATTGATTATTCCAGCTATCTGTATCTCACGCAGACCGGCTATGTGAACACCACGTCCAGCTTCATCTGGAACACCGATTACATTCCCGCCGGCAACCGCGTTGAAGCGAACCTGTTTTATCACCTGAACGAAATGCACCAGTTTTATATGTCCGGCGTGAACGGCGCCACGAACCCCTCGCTGAATATGAATTTTCATCTGCCGGTCATGGCGCACGCGCACGGCGCGCCGGACGATTCCTCGGTAGGCATGCTCAACGCTTTTTATGACAGCGAGCACGACAATATGATGTTCGGCGACGGGCTGTGGGACAGTTCCGTCAACGGCTATCGCTCTTTCGGGCTGGACGCGACGATTATCCGCCATGAGTATACCCACGGCGTGCAGGCTCACATGTATCCCATGCTCTATTACGGAGAGTCTGGCGCGCTGATGGAAGCATACGCCGATTACTGGTCGCTCACTTCACTGCGCGCGGAAGACACCGATTTCACGCCGCTGACAACCAATTTCGGCGATTTTCTGAAAAACAGTTTCGGAGAAGGTGTCGTGCGCCATCTGCTCGCCACCGACTGCGCCACAACCGCCGCCGTCTGCAGGAAACTCGGCGACTGGGACGGCGAAGTGCATGACGACAGCGTTATCCTGAGTCAGGCGCTCTGGTCGCTGCGCGACAGTAGCGCCGGCTCCTCCACCTACCTGGGCACAAACACGTTCCCGGCCAGCTGGGCGGCGAACGTCCGGATGCCGGTTTCGGATTTTCTTGTCTGGAACGCGATGTTCTTTTTTCCCGACACGTTCATGCAGCTGAAAGACGGCATGGAATATGTGGCCCGGCAGTACTACACGGGCAGCACGCTCACTTCAATCCTTACCAAAATCGAAACCGCGTTCGCCAACCACGATATCGCCGACCCGTCCGGCGGCGACAGCTACGAACCCAACAACGGCGCCGCCGTGGCCGCCAGCGTAAGCGGTTCCACGGTAACCCTGTCCGCCACGATTTATCCCGCATACGACGAGGATTATTATTCGGTGCCCATGCCGGCCGGAAAAATCAGGATCAAAATCCGTAGGCCCTCGGCAGGCGACGGCATTTTCAATGTGCAGATCCCCATGATTCTGGATTTATACGGGAACGTGGTAAGCCAGTTCACCAGCCCCGATATCGCCAACCCCACGCTGTATGGCACCTGTCCAGATACGGGCCTGTGCTACAGCACGAAAGAAACGGAAATTCTGGAAGCCGACATCCCCGCCGCGGGCCGGTACTACGTTGTCGTCACGGCCGGGCCGAATTCGTACTACTACAACTGCGCCGACAGCAGCACCGGCACTTATACATTGACTTTCGATTTCTCCTCCGCTGACAGCGCCATAGCCGAAAAAATAAGCGCGGAATTTGACAACGACGAAATCAAATTCACGGTTCCCTATAATACCTATTATTACAACGACAACTCCGGCACCACGCCCGTGTGGACTCCTTCAACCATGACGGCTACGGTGGAAACTTTCGCCTACGCGCAGCTGCGCGACAGCAACATGAACATACTTGCCGGCACAAAAGCCGAGCCGGATACTCCCGGCACTTATCTGGAAATCAGCCGGGTCCCGGTTAAAGACACGGAGAAGAACGCCTATGTGGGCAAAGTGAAACTGCTGCCGGGTTTCGCCACGCGGTTCCCGGCTGTGGGCGCGGTTTACCTGGAACTGTTCGGCACCGTGCGCAGTGCAATGCTGGGCGCGACGAACAGCGCGGTATCGCTCGGCATAACCCAGGGGCTTAATCTGGCCGCGGACGCCGACGGCATCACCGTATGGAACAACATTTTCAATCCGGCGAAGGAAAAAGCCTATATCCTGTACAAATCAACGCGGGACGGCGAA
- the ruvC gene encoding crossover junction endodeoxyribonuclease RuvC has translation MRISTYPMQSSRKLTAELRILGIDPGLDRTGWAVVAKQGTADPFLVSSGLLHTGSGLPFPKRLERLFTGMTEIIRTTGPSAVAMEKMFFAKSAASVAQTVQARGVLLLAAGLAGLETAEYSPSAAKAAVTGSGTARKAQMQRMVQVILKLQDPLSPDDVADAAALALTHIRAAPFRAACAAGRLTG, from the coding sequence ATGCGAATTTCGACATACCCGATGCAATCCTCGCGGAAATTGACGGCTGAGCTGAGAATTCTCGGAATTGATCCCGGTCTGGACAGAACGGGTTGGGCGGTAGTGGCAAAGCAGGGAACCGCCGACCCGTTTCTTGTTTCCAGCGGGCTGCTGCACACCGGCTCCGGGCTGCCGTTTCCGAAGCGGCTGGAGCGGCTGTTTACAGGCATGACGGAAATAATCAGAACAACCGGACCGTCGGCCGTGGCGATGGAAAAAATGTTTTTCGCCAAAAGCGCGGCAAGCGTGGCGCAGACGGTGCAGGCGCGCGGGGTGCTGCTGCTCGCGGCGGGGCTGGCGGGGCTGGAAACAGCCGAATATTCCCCGTCGGCGGCAAAAGCCGCCGTAACCGGCAGCGGAACTGCCCGTAAAGCGCAGATGCAGCGTATGGTGCAGGTGATTCTGAAACTGCAGGATCCCCTTTCGCCCGACGATGTGGCTGATGCCGCCGCGCTTGCGCTCACCCATATCCGCGCCGCGCCGTTCCGGGCGGCCTGCGCCGCCGGGCGCTTGACAGGATGA
- a CDS encoding SpoIID/LytB domain-containing protein → MNRKIFLSIFFCLCAGGPLCAGMPSEKGIIRINLAENLTFADIGITGKTLVADLNTGKKFKIPAPTTFGVRPLGADNIRIASYTFSSALRLTPYVRTDRLTYSGKSYRGSIVARADGKGSFTLIEELGLEEYLYGVLPIEMSPAWPIEALKAQAVAARTYALYNMTPDSKNGFDLYSDVRDQAYVGASRDCDSVLEAVRATEGEVLTYDGNLIPAFYHANCGGKTSPPAWGKGESDPIPPLRGVSCGYCGFSKNYEWDVSLSARKLLTFLASYGHKAERIKRITVSDRNDAGRVSAFEFKTDEDDYTVKTSDLRKYFGASFLRSSYIKKVYAHGGDFIFEGRGYGHGVGMCQDGAKGLAERGYKYTLILRRYYPSARLMDWRDVK, encoded by the coding sequence ATGAACCGTAAAATATTCCTTTCAATTTTTTTCTGCTTGTGCGCGGGCGGCCCGCTTTGCGCGGGAATGCCGTCGGAAAAAGGGATAATACGGATAAATCTGGCGGAAAATCTGACGTTTGCCGATATCGGCATAACCGGCAAAACGCTGGTGGCGGATCTTAATACCGGCAAAAAATTCAAAATTCCCGCGCCGACGACATTCGGCGTGCGGCCGCTGGGCGCGGACAATATCAGGATAGCCTCCTACACTTTCAGCTCCGCGTTGCGGCTTACGCCTTATGTGCGGACCGACCGGCTGACTTATTCCGGCAAAAGCTATCGCGGCAGCATTGTCGCGCGAGCCGACGGCAAAGGTTCCTTCACCCTTATCGAGGAACTGGGGCTGGAGGAGTATCTGTACGGCGTTCTGCCCATAGAAATGAGCCCGGCCTGGCCGATCGAGGCGTTGAAGGCGCAGGCTGTCGCGGCGCGCACCTACGCGCTTTATAACATGACGCCGGACAGCAAAAACGGGTTCGATCTTTATTCCGACGTGCGGGATCAGGCGTATGTGGGCGCGTCGCGCGACTGCGATTCCGTGCTGGAAGCGGTGCGCGCCACGGAAGGAGAGGTGCTCACTTACGACGGCAATCTTATTCCGGCGTTTTATCACGCGAACTGCGGCGGCAAAACCTCGCCGCCGGCATGGGGGAAAGGCGAGTCGGATCCTATTCCGCCGCTACGCGGCGTCAGCTGCGGCTACTGCGGATTTTCAAAAAATTATGAGTGGGACGTTTCCCTTTCAGCCCGGAAACTTCTTACATTTCTCGCTTCGTACGGCCATAAGGCGGAGCGGATCAAGCGGATAACCGTGTCCGACCGCAACGACGCGGGCCGCGTTTCCGCGTTCGAGTTCAAAACCGACGAGGATGATTATACCGTAAAAACGTCCGATCTGCGCAAGTATTTCGGAGCGTCGTTTCTGCGCAGTTCCTACATAAAGAAAGTTTATGCGCACGGCGGGGATTTTATTTTTGAAGGCCGGGGTTACGGGCACGGAGTCGGCATGTGCCAGGACGGCGCGAAAGGGCTTGCCGAACGCGGTTACAAATACACGCTTATTCTGCGCCGCTATTATCCGAGCGCCAGGCTGATGGACTGGCGCGACGTGAAATGA
- the ruvB gene encoding Holliday junction branch migration DNA helicase RuvB codes for MNRNEMLSSKSLGGEKGGLETALRPCALCEFTGQDKVRENLRVFIAAAKARGEALDHSLFYSPPGLGKTTLAYILAREMGVNIKVTAGPVLSRPGDLAAMLTTELADGDILFIDEIHRLNPAVEEALYPAMEDFTFFINTGKGPGSTTLKLAVPRFTLIGATTRSGLLTGPLRDRFGIVLNLGFYEIGELAQILKRSASLLDIEADAAGVMEVARRSRGTPRIANRLLRRVRDFAQVRGNGTITRELAESAMDSLEIDSEGLDPVDRRILLAICSKFGGGPVGVDTLAVAVSEEVDTITDVIEPFLIKAGFLARTPRGRLASKKAFKHLGLARPAQSQTLF; via the coding sequence ATGAACCGCAACGAAATGCTTTCATCAAAATCACTGGGCGGAGAGAAAGGCGGATTGGAAACCGCTTTGCGGCCCTGCGCGTTGTGCGAGTTCACGGGGCAGGACAAGGTGCGCGAGAACCTGCGCGTATTTATCGCCGCGGCCAAAGCGCGGGGCGAGGCGCTGGATCACAGCCTTTTTTATTCTCCGCCGGGGCTGGGCAAAACAACGCTGGCGTATATACTGGCGCGGGAGATGGGGGTCAATATAAAAGTGACCGCCGGGCCCGTGCTGTCGCGGCCGGGCGATCTGGCGGCCATGCTCACCACCGAACTGGCGGACGGCGATATTCTGTTTATTGACGAGATTCACCGCCTTAACCCCGCGGTTGAGGAAGCGCTGTATCCCGCGATGGAAGATTTCACTTTTTTTATCAATACCGGCAAAGGTCCCGGCTCGACCACGCTCAAACTGGCGGTTCCGCGGTTTACGCTTATCGGGGCGACGACCCGCAGCGGCCTGCTGACCGGCCCGCTGCGCGACCGGTTCGGCATAGTGCTCAATCTGGGTTTTTATGAAATCGGGGAGCTGGCTCAGATTCTGAAGCGCTCGGCGAGCCTGCTTGATATAGAAGCCGATGCCGCCGGTGTTATGGAAGTGGCGCGCCGCTCGCGCGGCACTCCCCGCATTGCCAACCGGCTGCTGCGGCGGGTGCGCGATTTCGCGCAGGTGCGGGGAAACGGCACGATAACGCGCGAACTGGCCGAGTCCGCTATGGATTCTCTTGAAATAGACAGCGAGGGGCTCGATCCCGTTGACCGCAGGATTTTGCTGGCGATCTGCTCCAAATTCGGCGGCGGGCCGGTGGGGGTGGACACGTTGGCGGTGGCCGTGTCCGAGGAAGTGGACACGATCACCGACGTGATTGAGCCTTTTCTTATCAAGGCGGGGTTTCTGGCCCGCACTCCGCGCGGCCGGCTGGCTTCCAAAAAAGCGTTTAAGCATCTTGGACTTGCCCGGCCCGCGCAGTCGCAGACCCTGTTTTAG
- a CDS encoding Holliday junction ATP-dependent DNA helicase RuvA, which yields MIAYLKGEIIRARAETVIVSVNGVGYCVNMAQLSAGTLAQGEEAELFIAQSFSQFDGPLLYGFLAESEQELFELFRSEIPKTGAKKALEYLNKALKSLPDFKAAVVKGDARVLRAIFGFSPKTSEKLISALRDKIDALDIGGGARLRADGFGGAPQLEQVLSALTSLGYTAPQARKAISGLERDGVTAADSVEDLIRRSLRILSA from the coding sequence ATGATCGCATACCTTAAAGGTGAAATAATCCGCGCGCGCGCTGAAACCGTGATAGTTTCCGTTAACGGAGTGGGATATTGCGTCAATATGGCGCAGCTGAGCGCGGGCACGCTGGCGCAGGGCGAGGAAGCAGAGCTTTTTATCGCGCAGTCTTTTTCGCAGTTTGACGGGCCGCTGCTGTATGGTTTCCTGGCGGAAAGCGAGCAGGAGCTGTTTGAGCTGTTCCGGTCTGAAATTCCCAAAACCGGCGCGAAAAAAGCGCTGGAATACCTTAACAAAGCACTGAAAAGCCTGCCGGATTTCAAGGCGGCTGTTGTCAAGGGTGATGCGCGCGTTCTGCGCGCGATATTCGGGTTTTCGCCGAAGACGTCGGAAAAGCTGATCTCCGCCCTGCGCGACAAGATTGACGCGCTTGACATAGGCGGCGGCGCCCGGCTCCGCGCCGACGGTTTTGGCGGCGCGCCACAGCTTGAGCAGGTGTTGAGCGCGTTGACAAGCCTGGGCTATACCGCGCCGCAGGCCAGAAAAGCGATTTCGGGCCTTGAGCGGGACGGGGTAACGGCTGCCGACAGCGTGGAAGATCTGATCCGCAGGTCGTTAAGGATACTGTCGGCATGA
- a CDS encoding YebC/PmpR family DNA-binding transcriptional regulator codes for MGGHSHWAGIKHKKALVDAKKGKVFTKIIREITIAAKMGGGDMETNARLRKAVDDAKAANMPADNIKRGIMKGTGQLPGAIYEELTYEGYGPAKIAVIVETTTDNKNRTFSELRKIFENGGGGIGSTGCVSYMFQKKGVLIVKKSAMSEDDLMTVALEAGAEDVQSPEGEVFEVITAYDQFDAVKKAMEAKGIALESAEQTMLPDNEVKVSDREEAAKIVRFMDNLESHDDVKNVYANFDIPDAILAEIDG; via the coding sequence ATGGGTGGACATTCACACTGGGCAGGCATCAAGCATAAAAAAGCGCTTGTGGACGCTAAAAAAGGCAAAGTTTTCACCAAGATTATCCGCGAAATCACCATCGCCGCCAAAATGGGCGGCGGCGACATGGAAACAAACGCGCGTCTGCGCAAAGCGGTGGATGACGCCAAGGCGGCCAATATGCCCGCCGACAACATCAAACGCGGCATCATGAAAGGCACGGGCCAGCTGCCCGGCGCGATTTACGAGGAACTTACCTACGAGGGGTATGGCCCGGCGAAAATAGCGGTGATTGTGGAAACCACGACCGACAACAAAAACCGCACTTTTTCCGAGCTGAGAAAGATTTTTGAGAACGGAGGCGGCGGAATCGGCAGCACCGGGTGCGTTTCCTATATGTTCCAGAAAAAAGGCGTGCTGATTGTGAAGAAATCGGCCATGAGCGAGGATGATCTGATGACCGTCGCACTGGAAGCCGGCGCGGAGGACGTGCAGTCGCCCGAGGGCGAAGTGTTTGAAGTAATCACCGCCTACGACCAGTTTGACGCGGTCAAAAAAGCCATGGAAGCCAAAGGCATTGCGCTCGAAAGCGCCGAGCAGACCATGCTGCCGGACAATGAAGTGAAAGTGTCGGACAGGGAAGAGGCCGCCAAGATCGTGCGTTTCATGGACAATCTGGAGTCGCACGACGATGTGAAAAATGTCTATGCGAATTTCGACATACCCGATGCAATCCTCGCGGAAATTGACGGCTGA
- a CDS encoding DUF2914 domain-containing protein has protein sequence MKKLVVLVSALLVPAGSVFAQIASDSKFASPVKPGTAVAETAVPAVLTLDSAALAAGVENKMPVGEATTFTEAEKVYCWTRFGSVSASASVRHVWYLGAEKMLEVELQVPSSGYRTYSYKTVVPGSWKVEVVDAAGTVLKTLEFTVAKTETPAEPPAPDPVSQAQPAVK, from the coding sequence ATGAAAAAATTAGTCGTATTGGTGTCAGCCCTGCTGGTTCCGGCCGGTTCTGTGTTTGCCCAGATCGCTTCTGACAGCAAGTTCGCCTCTCCTGTCAAACCGGGAACCGCCGTCGCTGAAACAGCCGTGCCCGCCGTCCTGACGCTTGACAGCGCGGCGCTGGCCGCCGGTGTCGAGAATAAAATGCCCGTCGGCGAAGCCACAACCTTCACCGAAGCGGAGAAAGTGTATTGCTGGACCAGATTCGGTTCCGTCAGCGCGTCCGCCAGCGTCAGGCATGTATGGTATCTTGGCGCGGAGAAGATGCTGGAAGTGGAGCTTCAGGTTCCTTCTTCCGGCTACCGGACCTACAGCTACAAGACCGTGGTTCCCGGCAGTTGGAAGGTGGAGGTGGTGGATGCCGCAGGCACGGTGCTCAAGACTCTTGAGTTCACCGTGGCCAAAACGGAAACCCCCGCGGAACCCCCGGCGCCGGACCCGGTTTCACAGGCGCAGCCTGCGGTCAAATAA